In Thermococcus thioreducens, a genomic segment contains:
- a CDS encoding P-II family nitrogen regulator codes for MKKVEAIIRGNDFDRVKNALKQIGIVPLTAYPVQGRGVQGGVPPYDLLPKMKLEIVVKDKDLEKVVDVIIRNARSGTPGDGKIFIIPVEDAVRIRTGERGNEALY; via the coding sequence ATGAAAAAAGTTGAGGCGATTATTAGGGGAAACGACTTTGACCGCGTGAAGAATGCCCTCAAGCAGATAGGTATAGTGCCCCTGACGGCATACCCCGTGCAGGGGAGAGGCGTCCAGGGCGGTGTTCCGCCGTACGACCTCCTCCCGAAGATGAAGCTTGAGATCGTCGTGAAGGACAAGGATCTTGAGAAAGTTGTGGACGTCATCATCAGAAACGCGAGAAGCGGGACGCCGGGTGACGGGAAGATTTTCATAATTCCCGTTGAGGATGCTGTGCGGATAAGAACGGGGGAAAGGGGGAACGAAGCCCTCTACTGA